A single window of Halobacillus naozhouensis DNA harbors:
- a CDS encoding acyltransferase, whose protein sequence is MRKTQRYPVNEGNSLWHIYKTVPFLKVVKNFIVIQAARYMPFLQVKNWMYRTFLRMKVGDGTAFALMVMVDIMFPEKISVGRNTVIGYNTTILAHEYLIKEYRLGDVVIGDEVMIGANSTILPGVQIGDEAIVSAGTLVHKDVPAGSFVGGNPMRVIYTKQEMEERDQPIKAEVERH, encoded by the coding sequence ATGCGTAAAACACAGCGTTACCCGGTAAATGAGGGCAATTCCTTGTGGCACATTTATAAGACGGTGCCTTTCTTAAAAGTGGTTAAAAATTTCATCGTCATTCAGGCGGCCAGATATATGCCGTTTTTACAAGTGAAGAATTGGATGTACCGTACTTTTCTGCGTATGAAAGTTGGCGATGGAACGGCGTTTGCCCTCATGGTAATGGTGGATATTATGTTCCCGGAAAAGATTTCAGTCGGCCGCAATACCGTAATTGGTTATAATACAACGATTTTAGCCCATGAGTATTTAATAAAAGAATATCGCTTAGGTGATGTGGTCATTGGAGATGAGGTAATGATTGGAGCGAATTCAACGATTCTTCCTGGTGTTCAGATTGGTGATGAAGCGATTGTTTCAGCAGGCACCCTTGTTCATAAAGATGTGCCTGCTGGTTCATTTGTTGGAGGAAACCCGATGAGGGTTATCTATACGAAGCAGGAAATGGAAGAACGTGATCAACCTATAAAGGCCGAGGTGGAAAGACATTGA
- the ppaX gene encoding pyrophosphatase PpaX produces the protein MSIRTILFDLDGTLIDTNELIIASFIHTIERYGKRPYSREEIIDFIGPPLKDSMQQIDAERVDELIDVYRAHNMSHHDDYVTVYDGVVETIQMLKEQGFRLGIVTTKMRQTVEMGLALAGLDDAFDIVVTLDDVTHAKPHPEPIIKALKALDSQASEVIMVGDNTHDIEAGQHAGTATAGVAWTVKGREVLDALGPDYMLSNMRDLLKITGG, from the coding sequence ATGAGCATACGTACGATACTTTTTGATCTGGATGGAACATTAATAGATACGAACGAACTGATCATTGCTTCGTTTATCCATACGATTGAACGATATGGTAAGCGGCCGTACAGCCGGGAGGAAATCATCGACTTTATCGGCCCGCCGTTAAAGGATAGTATGCAGCAGATTGATGCTGAACGCGTTGATGAATTAATTGATGTATATCGTGCTCATAATATGAGCCATCATGATGATTATGTAACCGTATATGATGGCGTGGTGGAAACGATTCAGATGCTAAAAGAACAAGGGTTTCGTCTCGGAATTGTAACGACTAAGATGCGCCAGACAGTTGAGATGGGCCTCGCGCTGGCTGGTCTTGATGACGCGTTTGATATCGTCGTAACACTTGATGACGTGACTCATGCCAAGCCGCACCCTGAGCCGATTATAAAAGCTTTAAAAGCACTGGATTCTCAAGCGTCAGAGGTGATAATGGTTGGCGATAACACTCATGATATTGAAGCAGGTCAGCATGCAGGAACAGCAACTGCCGGGGTAGCCTGGACGGTAAAAGGCCGCGAAGTGCTTGATGCATTGGGACCTGATTATATGCTGAGCAATATGAGGGACTTACTGAAGATTACTGGAGGATAA
- a CDS encoding nucleoside recognition domain-containing protein — protein sequence MFGILKRGLTKGLQLTWTLGKVIFPVTLIVTILQCTPVLPWAMEKLEPIMGWIGLSGEAAVPLVLGNFLNLYAGIAAIISFDFTVKEVFILAVMLSFSHNLLIESTVAKKVGVSWWFVVGVRLSLAFVSAFLINLLWKGGQEQAVYGLAPEQQAAPEGWTEIIMHGVQTALIGIVQLAFIVIPLMIVMQYLRERGWLTRFSGWVAPATRFLGMERNTSMTLVAGLTIGLAYGAGLMIQAVEEDGVSKKDMYLAVLFLVSCHAVIEDTLVFIPLGIPVWPLLLIRLLTAIVLTAAVGFVWNRLQREREETTNEHTYDTF from the coding sequence ATGTTCGGCATCTTAAAGCGTGGTCTAACTAAAGGTCTTCAGCTGACATGGACGTTAGGAAAAGTTATTTTCCCCGTCACCCTGATTGTGACGATACTTCAGTGCACTCCAGTTCTTCCATGGGCGATGGAAAAGCTAGAGCCTATCATGGGGTGGATTGGCCTTTCCGGAGAGGCAGCTGTTCCGCTTGTACTCGGGAATTTCTTAAACTTATATGCCGGAATTGCAGCGATTATTTCATTTGATTTTACTGTGAAAGAGGTATTTATTCTAGCCGTTATGCTATCTTTTTCGCATAATCTTTTGATTGAATCTACGGTTGCAAAAAAAGTGGGGGTCAGCTGGTGGTTTGTAGTAGGTGTCAGGCTCAGCCTTGCCTTCGTATCTGCTTTTCTGATTAATTTGTTATGGAAAGGCGGGCAGGAGCAGGCCGTTTATGGATTAGCCCCTGAGCAGCAGGCTGCACCTGAGGGATGGACAGAGATCATCATGCATGGTGTACAAACAGCACTCATCGGAATTGTTCAGCTGGCTTTTATTGTCATCCCGTTGATGATCGTTATGCAATATTTGAGAGAAAGAGGCTGGCTGACTAGATTCTCTGGCTGGGTGGCCCCGGCGACCCGATTCCTTGGAATGGAGCGCAATACATCGATGACGCTTGTGGCTGGTCTGACCATCGGACTGGCATATGGCGCGGGGCTAATGATCCAGGCGGTAGAAGAAGATGGTGTTTCTAAAAAAGATATGTATTTGGCAGTATTGTTTTTAGTATCCTGTCATGCTGTCATTGAGGATACACTCGTCTTTATTCCGCTTGGGATTCCTGTCTGGCCTTTATTACTTATTCGCTTGCTGACGGCAATTGTGTTGACGGCGGCAGTCGGATTTGTCTGGAATAGATTACAACGAGAGAGAGAGGAAACAACTAATGAGCATACGTACGATACTTTTTGA
- the lgt gene encoding prolipoprotein diacylglyceryl transferase, which produces MACTPEALDRVFLQLGPLSIYWYGLIIATGAFLGLWLATKESERIGVKKDYMVDIVVFAIPAAIVCARIYYVLFEWDRYVGGPWWDVFAIWEGGIAIHGALIGAVLTAYIYTKLKGLSFWMMTDIAAPSIILGQAIGRWGNFMNQEAHGGPVTESFYNNYMQYLPEFINQQMCIGGTIYHPTFLYESLWNIGGFILLLLLRHKFNPRRGEVFLSYVIWYSFGRFFIEGMRMDSLYLFGEIRTAQLISVILIGLAIVIMVYRRKTGLADKYYNGKKVK; this is translated from the coding sequence GTGGCTTGTACACCTGAAGCATTAGATCGTGTTTTTTTACAGTTAGGCCCCCTGTCAATCTATTGGTATGGCCTCATTATAGCAACTGGCGCATTTCTTGGCCTGTGGCTGGCAACTAAAGAATCAGAACGAATAGGTGTAAAAAAAGATTATATGGTGGATATTGTGGTATTTGCGATACCCGCTGCGATCGTATGTGCACGCATTTATTATGTGTTATTTGAATGGGACCGCTACGTTGGCGGACCATGGTGGGATGTATTCGCGATATGGGAAGGTGGTATTGCAATTCATGGCGCATTAATAGGCGCGGTTTTGACTGCTTATATCTATACAAAGCTAAAGGGTCTGTCTTTCTGGATGATGACGGACATTGCTGCACCTAGCATTATTTTAGGACAGGCTATTGGCCGGTGGGGCAACTTTATGAACCAGGAAGCTCATGGCGGGCCGGTTACTGAAAGCTTTTATAACAACTATATGCAGTACTTACCTGAGTTTATTAATCAGCAAATGTGTATCGGTGGAACGATCTATCACCCGACCTTTTTGTATGAGTCACTGTGGAATATTGGAGGATTTATACTTCTATTACTCTTAAGACACAAATTTAATCCGCGTCGTGGTGAAGTATTCTTAAGTTATGTAATCTGGTATTCTTTCGGACGCTTCTTTATTGAAGGCATGCGTATGGATAGCTTGTACTTGTTTGGGGAAATTCGTACAGCCCAACTCATATCTGTTATCCTCATCGGTTTAGCCATTGTGATTATGGTTTATCGTCGAAAGACCGGTCTAGCGGATAAATATTATAATGGCAAGAAAGTAAAATAG